TAGGAAAGATGTACGACTCCACTATATCAATTGGAAATATGACTTATCACAATCATCAAAGGAGAATCCAAGAGAATTATTGTTCAGGATGCTGAATCTTTATAATCAAAGGCATGTTGaagactttttttttctttatggAAAAGGGCGGCGCTTTTAGCCAAGAGTTTGGTAAAATGTTAGgtgaaataccacttgaaatgatAAAGAGAACATAGGCTTGTAACAGAAGCTCATTTACTCCAGACACACATACATTTGTGTTTGAAAACTCGATAACTATTATTGTTAATCATTACTTGGCATATAGTTTTAAGACCCGTGTGCCGTGTGCCCCTTGCAGCGGACACGCCCAAGAcagaccatgcatgcatgcacacacgCTGACACAACACACCAGTagcagaaatgcttgttgatatgtTGAGCGATAATACCCTGAGTCCCTGCCCTGCTGGCTGCTGGGATGATAACGAAGATCAGCATAGATGAGCCTGCTGTGCATGCTGCAGAGCCCTCAATAATTCGTATCCAGCAGATTCTTGATCCTATGTGCAATGTGCATGCATGCAAGCCCATAGTATATAGTCTACAAGCATAAATAATGGACGGCAGATGGTCCCACTCTGTTCGCTTGATCGGTATCAGCtatgcttatcagtcatgatatagtttttttttctcacaacaaaacaacatcagtcgGCTTAGAAGCcatagaaacgatcaagcgaacagggtatgAGTGTTCCAATCTAGCAATTCCCCTTACTAATCTATCTGCTGCCACACTAATTTAAACataatctctctctccctctctcactgtaGTGTGCAGCAAGAGTGTGCAGTGTGCTAGCTAGGGACACGAATCAAGAGTAGTGAGTGGGAGGAGACTAGAGAGAGGAGGAAGCCGACACACAGAAGGTGGCACAGTGCTCGCTTTCCCCGCATGGAATCCCAACCGCTCGATCGTCTGCAGGAAGGCAAGCCGCGCACCCACCCCCGGAGCCGGACGCTTACAAAAGGAGACCCCCCGCTCCTCGTCCCTTCGCCACCGCCCACCACCGTCTCCGATCCCTCCCTGTgttcctctctctttctcccaCACACGGGCACACGTAGCAGCTAGAGGCAGTTGCCAGCAGGCCGGAGCCGGTGATCACGCTCGCGCGCAATGGTGTCggagaggcagcagcagcaggcggcggcggcggggaaggTGGCTGCCTTCAACCTCGCGGAGGCCGGCTTCGGCGACCAGGCGGAGCTGCTGGACGACGACGGGCGCGAGAGGCGCACGGGTACGTAAGCTAGCCGTTGTGTCTGTGCATGCTCTGCATGCGTATGGTTGGACTTGGACATGAGCATGACcgacgtgcgtgcgtgcgtgctgcTCCGGCGGCGATGGACGACGGACATGCATGCAGGGACGCTGGTGACGGCGAGCGCGCACATCATCACGGCGGTGATCGGGTCGGGGGTGCTGTCGCTGGCGTGGGCGATCGCGCAGCTGGGGTGGGTGATCGGCCCCGTGGTGCTGCTGGCCTTCTCCTCCATCACCTGGTTCTGCTCCAGCCTCCTCGCCGACTGCTACCGCGCGCCCGACCCCGTCCACGGCAAGCGGAACTACACCTACGGCCAGGCAGTCAGGGCATACCTGGGTATGTCTATGTTGTGTCCCTCCTCACCaacattcaaattcaaattcaaatggaTGCATGGATGGATTCGAATGTTGTCCATCTTGAATATTGATTTCCTTTGTTTTGAATGTTCCACCATCCAGGGGTGTCCAAGTACCGGTTGTGCTCGCTGGCGCAGTACATCAACCTGGTGGGCGTCACCATAGGCTACACGATCACCACTGCCATCAGCATGGGGTACTACTGCATGCATTCCCGCGCCCTCCCCTGTCTCAtgctctgcttcttcttcttcttcttcttcttccattccatGCATGTCTGATGTCTCCAACCACCACCACTGTTCTGCCCTTGGTAGTTGGTAGGAAAACTGAATGACcatatgtgatatatatataataaataaactTCAGTCAAACCGGCAGCGTTTAACTTGTCTTTTTTCTATACGTAAGTGGTGCTCCTGTGATGATGAGTCCAAGTTCGTTCCGTATGCATGTTTCCAATTAATCATTCCATCTTTTTTCTGAGGAAATTAAAAGttcttttttgttgtttttatcctTTGAAAGGGTTATTATTGGAGGTAACAAAAGGTTTTTAATCAGAGTAGGTAGGAAAAGAGAGGAGCTGATGAGGGGGAGGAGTAGTCCTGATGATTAATTCACGCATCATCTGTAGTTGTCATCAAATAAGGGTGGTTGTCTTTTAAGGTTCCAGAGGGCAGGGAAAAGAAAATTTAAAGTGATGCCCAAGATAACATTATTTGGCACTTGAAAAAGTGCTTTCTTGGAAAGAAAAACCAGATGCTGAAGGGCGCCACTGCTGCTTCCCTTTTCCATCCATCCATCCGTTGGAAAAGAGGGTGTGAAAAAGGAGTGGCCTGTATTGGCATGCCTGCAAGAAGAATcgtatttcctttttctttctttctttcttgtgttTATTTAGATTTACAAAAAGGAGCAGCAATCTTTTTCCCTTAGACAGTAGAAACAGCACCAAGCAAATGACAGAGCAGCTAGACCATTTCAGTGATTGTTGCATCTATCTATGGATGTGTACCGTAACCTGCTGGCTTGGCATGGTGGTGCAGGGCGATCAAGCGTTCCAACTGCTTCCACAGCAAGGGGCACGGCGCCGACTGCGAGGCGTCCAACACCACCAACATGATCATCTTCGCGGGCATCCAGATCCTGCTGTCGCAGCTCCCCAACTTCCACAAGCTCTGGTGGCTCTCCATCGTCGCCGCCGTCATGTCCCTCGCCTACTCCTCCATCGGACTCGGCCTCTCCATCGCAAAGATCGCAGGCAAGTTCTTGAGCTATCTGTTCTTCTTACTGATCTGTCAGTCACTGATCATGAGTGATCTCTCAGCTAGCTACTAGCTCATACCAGCCATGCATTGGTTATCATCAGCTTTATCCAcctgcatgcatgatgcatgccaAGATATGTATATGTACCAACAAAGCATGCAATTATGTTCTTGGTGGGGCATGTACATCACTCAGCGTCCTTTTTGGTTTGGCTTGCAATTTGCATGACAAGTGACATGCATGCACAAATGAGGACACTGGACATGTCGACGATGGCCTAGCTAGCCTTTTGTTTGCATGCATCGATGATCGATcatatcatgcatgcatgtcgCCCGTTCGATGCGATGCAGTGCACTGCAGACTGCAGTGCATCTCTCTGTACATGTTTGCTGATGGCCCCTGATGATTAATTGCAGGTGGGGTGCACGTCAAGACGTCGCTGACGGGTGCCGTCGTGGGGGTTGACGTCACCGCGAGCGAGAAGATATGGAAGACGTTTCAGTCCCTGGGGGACATCGCCTTCGCCTACTCCTACTCCAACGTCCTCATAGAAATCCAGGTATAACCGTGAAGAAATTCAGATACATCTGTGTATAACCCTGCTA
Above is a genomic segment from Miscanthus floridulus cultivar M001 chromosome 3, ASM1932011v1, whole genome shotgun sequence containing:
- the LOC136545090 gene encoding amino acid permease 6-like: MVSERQQQQAAAAGKVAAFNLAEAGFGDQAELLDDDGRERRTGTLVTASAHIITAVIGSGVLSLAWAIAQLGWVIGPVVLLAFSSITWFCSSLLADCYRAPDPVHGKRNYTYGQAVRAYLGVSKYRLCSLAQYINLVGVTIGYTITTAISMGAIKRSNCFHSKGHGADCEASNTTNMIIFAGIQILLSQLPNFHKLWWLSIVAAVMSLAYSSIGLGLSIAKIAGGVHVKTSLTGAVVGVDVTASEKIWKTFQSLGDIAFAYSYSNVLIEIQDTLRSSPPENVVMKKASFIGVSTTTMFYMLCGVLGYAAFGNDAPGNFLTGFGFYDPFWLIDVGNVCIAVHLIGAYQVFCQPIYQFVEAWARSRWPDAAFLNTEHTVAGGRFSVSPFRLVWRTAYVVVTALVAMVFPFFNDFLGLIGAVSFWPLTVYFPIQMYMAQAKTRRFSPAWTWMNVLSYACLFVSLLAAAGSVQGLVKDLKGYKPFKVS